The Halobacillus ihumii genomic sequence GGTTCAGGGAAATACTAACCTTTCCTACTTGCTAAAGGGAGTGTATCTACTGTGGTCAGCATAGTTGTAGCTTTCTTCATTCTATTATTAATTGCTGGGAGCCTGCGACAATTGTTCGCTTCTCTAGAAGTAGAGCATCGAACATTTTCAGTCGAGATCTTCTTTGCTTTGCTTCTATTGTACACGATCGTGATGGTTGGATTTGGGATTATTTACGCGACTCTTTCTTACCAGGGGATCATTATTTTCGCGCATACGTCCGGCGTATTCCCCACAGAGTGGATCACAGAGCTTGCCCGTGGTGTTTATTTTAGCGGAGTTACTTTATTCACGGTAGGATATGGAGATTTTATGCCGATTGGATGGGGGCGGTTTGTTGCTGTTATTGAGGCGTTAGTCGGCTACACCTTACCAGCGGCTATTGTCGCAAAGGTATGGCAATCTTCTGCACGCGACTCCTGATAGTGGATGTAGGTTACCAGAACATGATAATCTAAGATTAGACACTCATTAGGAGGGATTTAAGAATGACAGTAGAAGCTGGACAGAAAGCCCCTGAATTTGAATTAAAGGCAAATAACGGGGAAACCGTGAAACTTTCCGATTACCGTGGCAAGAATGTTGTGCTCTATTTTTATCCGAAAGACATGACACCAGGATGTACAACAGAAGCATGTGATTTCCGTGATCAACACGAAAACTTCGCAGAATTAGATGCCGTAATTCTTGGCGTAAGCCCAGATCCAGTCGACAGCCATAAGAAATTCATTGATAAGCATGATTTACCTTTCTTACTGCTTGCTGATGAGGACCATAAAGTAGCTGAAGACTATGGAGTATGGAAGCTGAAGAAAAACTTTGGCAAAGAATATTATGGAATTGAACGTTCGACTTTCATTATTGATAAAGAAGGCAACTTAGCTGAAGACTACCGAAAAGTAAAAGTGGACGGGCATGTGGAATCAGCGCTACAGTATATTCGTGAAAACCTATCGTAATTAATTAAGCCGTGATAGATTCGTCTATCGCGGTTTTTATTTGGTTTTTGAAGGAAAACAACAACTTTTACAGAATAATAGGAGAGGGGAGGTCGAGATACATATGAGAGATACGAGATTAAAGGAATTGGCTGACGTTCTACTATCCCATTCACTTGATGTGAAACCAGGAGAAAAGGTGATGGTGCAAGGTCAGACAAACACGAAGCCATTGATCAAAGAATTGATTTCAGGGATTCACGACAGAGGAGCACTTGCATTCTACGAGTTGGCAGATGACGAACTTATGAGAATGTGGATATCTCATGCACCCAAGGAAGTGTTTGCTCAAACGAATACATGGAAGCTTGAAGAAAACAAGGATATCGATGCTTTCGTACAAATTATTGGAGAAGAAAACGATGCCGAACTAAGCGGTGTTCCGGCCGAACAGTTTCAGATGGCTATGAAAGAAATGAAGCCAGCCAATGAATTTGTTGTACAGGAGAAAAAGTGGGTGCTGCTTAATTATCCTACGAAAGCAGCGGCGCAGAAGGCCGGTATGCCTTTTGATGACTATGTTGATTATTTATTAGAAGTCTGCACGATTGATTATAAAAAAATGAGTCAGGCCCAAACAGAATTATCAACGTTACTAGATAATACAAAAGAAGTAAAAATAACAGCGGAAGGAACGGATCTTACTTTTTCTATTGAAAACATTCCAAGCGTGATCTGTGCAGGCAAAAGAAATATTCCCGATGGTGAAGTGTACACAGCGCCTATTAAGGATAGCGTGAATGGCACGATTCGTTTTAACACACCGAGTCCTTATCAAGGTGTGGTGTTTCGCGATATCACGTTAACGTTTGAAAATGGAAAAGTCGTAAAAGCTGCCGCGGATAAAACAGAGGAACTTACTAAAATACTCGATTCCGATGACGGTGCCCGATACATTGGCGAGTTTGCCTTGGGACTTAATCCGGTCATTACCGAGCCGATGGGAGACATCCTTTTTGATGAAAAAATTGCCGGCAGCCTGCATTTAGCTTTAGGGCAATGCTATGATGAAGCCAAAAATGGCAATGATTCCACTGTTCATTGGGACATGGTGCTGATTCAGCGTCCTGAGTATGGCGGCGGTCAAGTGTACTTTGACGGAGAATTAATTAGAGATAATGGTTTATTCGTGAAAGAAGAACTGCTGGCTTTAAACCCAGATCAGCTCAACTAAATTTGTGATCGATAAAAGATGAGGTGTAAGCATGAAAGTTGTATCGGTTATTAAACGGGTTCCTGAAGAGATAAAAAATAGATTAAGGAATAACTTTGAACAAGTTGAGTTCCACTTTTGCCACGGAATGGAAGAGGGGAGACCGCTGTTAGCTGAAGCGGATGTCCTAATTACATATGGGGAGGACGTGACCCCTGAGGTGATAGGTGAAGCCGTAAAACTCAAGTGGATCATGGTACTTTCAGCCGGAATGGATAAACTGCCATTTGAAGAGATTGAGAAGCGGAACATTGTGGTAACGAATGTGCGGGGTATCCACGGAAAACCAATGGCTGAATATGCCCTGTCCATGATTCTGCAAGTGTATCGCCAAGCGAAAGATCTGATCGAATCAGAACATGATCGTGAATGGAACCGCAGCGTTACGATCCGAGAAATAAATGGGCAAACGATGGTGTTACTCGGAACGGGATCCATTGCCCAGGAAACAGCCCGGATCGCCCAGGCGTTTCAAATCAAGACAATTGGGGTATCTAAATCTGGAAAGACGAAGGACTATTTTGACGAAGCCCTTCCAGTAGACAGGCTGGAAGAAGCTTTGCCACAAGCTGATCTAGTGGTCGCGGTATTACCTAGCACACACGAAACCGAACATCTTTTAAAAGAAGACCATTTTGAGCTTATGCCTGATCATGCGGTTTTCTTAAACATGGGAAGAGGTGACCTAGTTGCTTCGGACGTGATTTTAGAGGCTGTAAGGAACGGCCAAATCAGTCATGCTGTGTTAGATGTATTTGAAGAAGAACCCCTCCCTGAAGATCATCCATTTTGGGAGGAAAAGAATATTACGATTACACCGCATTCATCAGGAAAGTCACCACAGTATATTCCGCGTGGATTTGACCTATTTGAACAAAACTTGCAATTATTTTTAAATCAAGATCGGGATATGAAGAATTTTATTGATCCTAAACGGGGGTATTAAGCATGCGTATTTATACAAGGTCAGGAGATAAGGGAAAGACTTCATTAATTTATGGAGATCGCGTGGCTAAGAGTGATCTAAGGGTAGAAGCGTATGGAACATGTGATGAAGCCAATTCAGCAATAGGTGTTGCCTTAAGCCACCTTATTCGTGAAAAATGGGAAGGAAAGACTGAGTTCCTTTCCTCTATGCAAAAAATACAAACGATCCTCTTCCATGTCGGGGCTGAGCTGGCTACACCTAAAGGGAAAAAAGTTACATGGGAATTAAAAAAGGAGCATATTGACGAGCTCGAACAATATATTGATGAATGGGACAAAGATTTGGCAGAGTTAAATAACTTTATTCTTCCTTCTGGGCATGAAGCGTCAGCCGGCCTGCATATGGCTCGTACGATCGTAAGAAGGGCAGAACGGACAGCTGTTGCGCTTGGAGATGAAGTCAACACACTTGTGGTCTCTTATTTAAACCGATTGTCCGACTTGCTTTTCGTAGCAGCGAGGTATGTAAATCAGCACTTAGGAGGAAAAGAATTGCCGCTGCACCCGGATGTTTAATCAAAAAGAAGCCTGGTCGCTCATGGGTATTTATTGACAATACTATTACCAACGGGTTAAACTAATTATAAAGATTCTAATTTAATAATTTTCTAATTCAGGAACTAATATATGAAAGCGAGGTGCATGACGGTGTCTGAACAACGACTGCAAGAAGCCATTGATACACTAAAAAGTTCTGGGGTCCGAATCACACCACAACGTCATGCGGTGCTTGAATACCTGCTGAATGCAATGACTCACCCGACAGCTGATGATATTTATAAAGCATTGGAGAGTAAGTTCCCAAATATGAGTGTCGCAACAGTGTATAACAACTTGCGCGTCTTCAGAGAAATTGGGCTTGTAAGAGAACTTACCTATGGCGATTCATCAAGCCGCTTCGATTGTAACACTTCTGATCACTATCATATTATTTGTGAAACATGTGGAAAGATCGTTGATTTCCACTATCCAAAGTTAAATGAAGTGGAAGCATTAGCTGAACAGGTGACTGGATTTACTGTAAGTCATCATCGCATGGAAGTTTACGGGACATGTTCACAATGTCAAGCTAAGTCTGCCCACTAGAGTGGTAAGCTATGTTTTTTAGTTTTCTCACATAATAAAAGGGGCCTGCTATTTCAGCAGGTCCCTTTTATTGTGAGCAATTATGATTGATGCTCTGCATTTTGTTTTTTATAACGCTTCGAATTATACTTTTCATCAAATTCTTTCCCCTCAAGTGACTTGTCCAATGTAAGGGGCTGTTTACAATGCATACAGGCATCTACACGTCCCAGCATTTTCGTTGGCTTCTCACAGGACGGACAGACAATTTGAATCGTTCTTGTCGAAAGCATTCCGATCCAAAAATATACCACTGTACTTAGTCCAATGAATAGCATTCCGAGGATCATAAAGAGCGCCATAGCCCAGGCCGTTTCCTTGAATAATAACCCAATATACATAACACCAAAACCAGCAAATATAAGCCAGAAAGCAAAAGAACGTATTTTATTAATTTTACTGGTGTACTTTAACTCCATCTAAGGTCCCTCCTAGATTCTCTACAAAGGTAGTATAGCATATTTTCTCTGGCAAAATATAATTCGAAAAAAGGATTTTAGCAAAAAGTATCGAATAAAAAAGTGAAGCGATTAATGATGTGGGGGATAAATCATGGAAGATATATTACGCCCAATTTATCAAGAGAGGGCGAGCCAAGCTAATACATTGGGAATTCTTCTGTTAGAAAAGAAGAAACCAAACAGTCCGGTTACCGATAATTTTGACGTTATCCTATTTATTATTGTTAAAGATGCTCAGGAACCCTGGTACGTGAAGCACTATGAGTTCGACGACCAGTCTGCTGCGATGCATATTGTAGATGAAACTCTCTTGCAGAAATGGATAGATACAAGTTCTTATCGAAGGGCTGTCGAATGGGTGATCAACGGATCGATTGTTTTTGAGCGAAACGATTATGTTACAGATCTCAAAGAACGGTTAAGAACTTTTCCCACTCATACGAGAGATTTAAAGAAAGCTATTGAGTTTGCGAAACTAATTAGAAGCTATAGTGAATCAAAGGATTTGTTCGAATCCGGACAGTTTCTTGACGCATTTAGCCGGATGGTTCACTCACTGCATTATTTAGCACGGTTAGCGGTGATTGAAAAAGGATTTCATCCGGAAGTTACTGTATGGAATCAAGTGAGGAGAATTGAGCCGGAAGTTTATAAGCTTTATCAAGAACTTATTGAGAGTAAAGAGGATATTGATAAGCGAGTCCAGCTTATGATTCTCGCTGTGGAACATGCCGTTAGTGTCAGATCGCGAACTAGTGCGAAGCATTTACTTATGCTTATGGGGAAAGAGGGACCGTGGTCTTTCGGTGAGCTTAAAATACATCCGGAAATACAAGAATATGCACTTGATTTGTCTTCAATGGTAGAATATTTGGTAGACAAGGGACTTATAGAAGTTGTTCCCCAAGAGACAAAAGGGGCAAATATATACCATCGAATGTATCAAGCAGCCCCAATTCGTTAAGGATGAATAATGATGCTTGACCCTTTCTTGTTTTAGGCAGAAAGGGTTTTTATTCTTTTTAAGGAAAAATTATAAAATGCTCATAAAAAGTATTGACTCTTTTTTAAAAAGCATGGTATAGTATTAAACGTCGCATTAAGCGAACAGAACACATCGCTTTTTGCAGCACAACATCATGAAAAAAGTTATTGACTTAACTTACTAACCATGATATATTAGTTAGGTCGCTGTTTTGAAGCGGCACTCAACATTTTGATCTTTGAAAACTGAACGAACCAACCAGTACGTCAAGATATTCTTTCTATTATATAGAAGGAATTCAAACAAGCACATTCGGTGTGCAAATGAGCAAGTCAAACTTTACTTTTTATGGAGAGTTTGATCCTGGCTCAGGACGAACGCTGGCGGCGTGCCTAATACATGCAAGTCGAGCGCAGGAAGCAGGCAGATCCCCTTCGGGGGTGATGCCTGTGGAATGAGCGGCGGACGGGTGAGTAACACGTGGGCAACCTGCCTGTAAGATCGGAATAACTCCGGGAAACCGGGGC encodes the following:
- the perR gene encoding peroxide-responsive transcriptional repressor PerR yields the protein MTVSEQRLQEAIDTLKSSGVRITPQRHAVLEYLLNAMTHPTADDIYKALESKFPNMSVATVYNNLRVFREIGLVRELTYGDSSSRFDCNTSDHYHIICETCGKIVDFHYPKLNEVEALAEQVTGFTVSHHRMEVYGTCSQCQAKSAH
- a CDS encoding nucleotidyltransferase-like protein, with amino-acid sequence MEDILRPIYQERASQANTLGILLLEKKKPNSPVTDNFDVILFIIVKDAQEPWYVKHYEFDDQSAAMHIVDETLLQKWIDTSSYRRAVEWVINGSIVFERNDYVTDLKERLRTFPTHTRDLKKAIEFAKLIRSYSESKDLFESGQFLDAFSRMVHSLHYLARLAVIEKGFHPEVTVWNQVRRIEPEVYKLYQELIESKEDIDKRVQLMILAVEHAVSVRSRTSAKHLLMLMGKEGPWSFGELKIHPEIQEYALDLSSMVEYLVDKGLIEVVPQETKGANIYHRMYQAAPIR
- the bcp gene encoding thioredoxin-dependent thiol peroxidase: MTVEAGQKAPEFELKANNGETVKLSDYRGKNVVLYFYPKDMTPGCTTEACDFRDQHENFAELDAVILGVSPDPVDSHKKFIDKHDLPFLLLADEDHKVAEDYGVWKLKKNFGKEYYGIERSTFIIDKEGNLAEDYRKVKVDGHVESALQYIRENLS
- a CDS encoding YgzB family protein; this translates as MELKYTSKINKIRSFAFWLIFAGFGVMYIGLLFKETAWAMALFMILGMLFIGLSTVVYFWIGMLSTRTIQIVCPSCEKPTKMLGRVDACMHCKQPLTLDKSLEGKEFDEKYNSKRYKKQNAEHQS
- a CDS encoding cob(I)yrinic acid a,c-diamide adenosyltransferase, with translation MRIYTRSGDKGKTSLIYGDRVAKSDLRVEAYGTCDEANSAIGVALSHLIREKWEGKTEFLSSMQKIQTILFHVGAELATPKGKKVTWELKKEHIDELEQYIDEWDKDLAELNNFILPSGHEASAGLHMARTIVRRAERTAVALGDEVNTLVVSYLNRLSDLLFVAARYVNQHLGGKELPLHPDV
- a CDS encoding D-2-hydroxyacid dehydrogenase gives rise to the protein MKVVSVIKRVPEEIKNRLRNNFEQVEFHFCHGMEEGRPLLAEADVLITYGEDVTPEVIGEAVKLKWIMVLSAGMDKLPFEEIEKRNIVVTNVRGIHGKPMAEYALSMILQVYRQAKDLIESEHDREWNRSVTIREINGQTMVLLGTGSIAQETARIAQAFQIKTIGVSKSGKTKDYFDEALPVDRLEEALPQADLVVAVLPSTHETEHLLKEDHFELMPDHAVFLNMGRGDLVASDVILEAVRNGQISHAVLDVFEEEPLPEDHPFWEEKNITITPHSSGKSPQYIPRGFDLFEQNLQLFLNQDRDMKNFIDPKRGY
- a CDS encoding aminopeptidase, with the translated sequence MRDTRLKELADVLLSHSLDVKPGEKVMVQGQTNTKPLIKELISGIHDRGALAFYELADDELMRMWISHAPKEVFAQTNTWKLEENKDIDAFVQIIGEENDAELSGVPAEQFQMAMKEMKPANEFVVQEKKWVLLNYPTKAAAQKAGMPFDDYVDYLLEVCTIDYKKMSQAQTELSTLLDNTKEVKITAEGTDLTFSIENIPSVICAGKRNIPDGEVYTAPIKDSVNGTIRFNTPSPYQGVVFRDITLTFENGKVVKAAADKTEELTKILDSDDGARYIGEFALGLNPVITEPMGDILFDEKIAGSLHLALGQCYDEAKNGNDSTVHWDMVLIQRPEYGGGQVYFDGELIRDNGLFVKEELLALNPDQLN
- a CDS encoding two pore domain potassium channel family protein, coding for MVSIVVAFFILLLIAGSLRQLFASLEVEHRTFSVEIFFALLLLYTIVMVGFGIIYATLSYQGIIIFAHTSGVFPTEWITELARGVYFSGVTLFTVGYGDFMPIGWGRFVAVIEALVGYTLPAAIVAKVWQSSARDS